A section of the Naumovozyma dairenensis CBS 421 chromosome 5, complete genome genome encodes:
- the NAN1 gene encoding Nan1p (similar to Saccharomyces cerevisiae NAN1 (YPL126W); ancestral locus Anc_8.626): MPQSQVQPTVSQQYKLSLVSGGTPSLPRASYSSSCNKNISCLTADQLNYIVPFNNQIKLFSIETRQCVKTLKFNNNEILSKIFDSTSVAHIALGDLLTLSADEGKNEEKFITIFTKNGQIIVLNYKGKLIESPKIVNLNLSPEQSIFKVFQSTDGKGKAILKILTIVDKPSSSLATYHLYDSSDDKPTLALIKSFENVISLTWSSNDHYIAILSQNKESTSDKKMIHIQSIFDDSYQREFPLASVLSKTTTQHQPATTSNNSRYVSSMAIDNNASQLALGFVSGVISIVNLGENANLQTRLLKWHIDSVLSLAFNEDGTYLLSGGWEKVLIFWQLSTNLQQFLPRLNGIIVDCQIIGSKYYSISLQMIENPTMSQYQILLLNSSDLISKLSINGPLPIFANPIKSTIQPISSINTKMSNSISKLISFQEKQQRKLHNLKRQDFTTCIKINPITKNLYFPHVSSLQIFNFYKNDQISYQNMTSTLSNSMGKVKTELNIKEPTIANLTFTHNGDWLITYEIEYQPSDLLSSNDQTHILKFWSLIPESNQWELKTKIINPHGINVPIIKLIPSPIAFPGKEIGILTADNNGGLKYWSIVEEENNEDARVANWSLTKMLPPNFNHFSNCVSVAWSHDGSLIFHGFEYKLQILEFNHDKDGSEGFVKVGHEFNFDSEIQTITLSNDSNLIVVTKTNLVVINLLLGAVVTTLDIYPFVDGAYKNGNLERLIACDQNSGNVALVLNGKAQDEKDEVKYNSKIIVFNSDLSVKIDIFNHDEYISWIGWNYDSDFIFLDMSLRLGVIGTTVNNEMIDEVNKEGIFDGLMTTTGSEVITSNENNLNTGDKFVEQLRKLSNKTNTNIDAEAGDDMVTDLINGEKKEKSLNMKSFTGMFDNIQNIQMDTLFDSVMKVIS, encoded by the coding sequence ATGCCACAATCTCAAGTCCAACCAACAGTGTCACAACAATATAAATTATCCCTAGTTTCTGGTGGGACTCCAAGCCTACCAAGAGCATCATATTCTTCCAGTTGtaataagaatatatcTTGTTTGACTGCAGATCAGTTGAATTATATCGTCCCATTCAATAACCAAATTAAACTGTTTTCAATAGAGACACGACAATGTGTAAAGACATTGAAGTTCAATAacaatgaaatattatcgAAAATTTTCGATTCTACATCTGTAGCTCATATTGCATTAGGTGATTTACTTACATTGTCAGCAGATGAGGggaaaaatgaagaaaaatttatcacTATTTTCACCAAAAATGGTCAAATTATCGTTTTAAAttacaaaggaaaattaATCGAATCACCAAAAATAGTCAATTTAAACCTATCTCCTGAACAATCCATCTTTAAAGTATTCCAATCCACGGATGGTAAAGGTAAAgcaattttgaaaattctAACAATCGTAGATAAACCTTCATCCTCTTTGGCAACTTATCATCTATATGATTCATCAGATGATAAACCAACTTTAGCATTGATTAAATCATTCGAAAATGTCATTTCATTAACATGGTCTTCCAATGATCATTATATAGCTATTTTATcacaaaataaagaatcaaCAAGtgacaaaaaaatgatacATATTCAATCAATATTTGATGATTCATACCAAAGAGAGTTCCCACTTGCATCAGTTCTTTCCAAGACAACAACTCAACATCAACCTGCTACTACGTCCAACAATTCAAGATACGTTTCATCAATGGCAATCGATAATAATGCCTCTCAATTGGCATTGGGGTTTGTTTCAGGTGTAATATCTATCGTCAATTTAGGTGAAAATGCTAATTTACAAACAAGATTATTAAAATGGCACATAGATTCAGTATTATCGCTAGCGTTTAACGAAGATGGAACTTATCTTTTATCTGGTGGTTGGGAAAAAGTATTAATCTTCTGGCAATTATCAACTAACTTACAACAATTTTTACCCCGTTTAAATGGTATCATTGTAGATTGTCAAATTATTGGATCCAAATATTACTCCATTTCATTACAAATGATTGAAAATCCTACAATGTCtcaatatcaaatattattattaaactCTTCAGatttaatatcaaaattatcaataaatgGTCCCTTACCAATTTTCGCTAACCCAATAAAATCAACAATCCAACCAATTTCCTCAATAAACACAAAGATGTCCAATTCCATATCTAAACTTATCTCATTCcaagaaaaacaacaaagaaaattacATAACTTGAAAAGACAAGATTTCACAACATGTATAAAGATAAATCCTATCACTAAGAATTTATATTTCCCTCACGTCTCCTCTTTAcaaatctttaatttttacaaaaatgATCAAATCTCATATCAAAATATGACATCTACATTATCAAACTCAATGGGTAAAGTGAAAACAGAATTAAACATTAAAGAACCAACCATTGCCAATTTAACATTCACTCATAACGGTGATTGGTTAATCACATACGAGATTGAATATCAACCTTCTGATTTACTTTCATCAAATGATCAAACtcatattttgaaattttggTCATTAATCCCAGAAAGTAATCAATGGGAATTAAAAaccaaaattataaatCCTCATGGTATCAATGTTCctattattaaattgattCCTTCTCCAATTGCATTTCCTGGGAAGGAAATTGGTATCTTGACAgctgataataatggtggTCTGAAATACTGGAGTATTGTTGAAGaggaaaataatgaagatgcGCGTGTTGCTAATTGGTCTTTGACTAAGATGTTACCTCCTAATTTCAACCATTTTAGTAATTGTGTCTCAGTGGCATGGTCTCATGATGGTAGTTTGATATTCCATGGGTTTGAatataaattacaaatattgGAATTTAATCATGATAAAGATGGATCGGAAGGATTTGTTAAAGTGGGTCATGAGTTTAATTTTGATTCTGAAATTCAAACCATTACATTGAGTAATGATTCTAATTTAATTGTGGTTACGAAGACTAATTTAGTAGTTATTAATCTCTTATTAGGTGCTGTGGTAACTACCCTCGATATATATCCATTTGTTGATGGTGCATACAAGAATGGtaatttggaaagattaATTGCATGCGATCAAAATTCTGGAAATGTGGCTCTCGTATTAAATGGGAAAGCACAAGATGAAAAGGATGAAGTGAAATATAATTCCAAGATTATTGTGTTTAACTCAGATCTTTCTGTTAAGATCGACATTTTCAATCatgatgaatatatttcatgGATTGGTTGGAATTATGATAGtgatttcattttccttGATATGTCTTTAAGACTTGGTGTTATTGGTACTACAGTGAACAATGAAATGATCGATGAAGTCAATAAAGAAGGTATATTTGATGGATTAATGACTACTACAGGCAGCGAGGTGATAACaagtaatgaaaataacCTGAATACAGGTGATAAATTTGTAGAACAATTACgaaaattatcaaacaAGACTAACACGAACATAGATGCTGAGGCTGGAGACGATATGGTGACCGACTTGATAAACGGTGAAAAGAAGgagaaatcattaaatatgAAGAGCTTTACAGGTATGTTCGACaatattcaaaacattCAAATGGATACATTATTCGATAGTGTAATGAAAGTTATTAGCTGA
- the HHO1 gene encoding histone H1 (similar to Saccharomyces cerevisiae HHO1 (YPL127C); ancestral locus Anc_8.629) gives MAPKKSTTTATTANKKKESSSSPSGSKSYKEIIIEGLNALKSRKGVSRPSLKKYVKENYPNMASSTAFDHHFNSAIKRGVESGVFAQPKGPSGTLKLVAPTPTSSSTAKKSTTPSATSSSAEESDKEKKPVKKAKKTTTTTTTTTTGATTKTTTATKNTKGAATTTKKVSKPSTAKKGKSSLSSSGSPSYREMIIKSILALNEGKGSSRPALKNYIKDEYSNTKDKSNFDNLFNAAIRKGVENGELSQPKGPSGVIKVSKKGKSLISDLKKKKNKKVILIIFLFLILSLFFRQAILMFYYLFLFFSLTLLWPLIVLCIIYYCSLNPQMDMLVFIHICIFCYLTF, from the coding sequence ATGGCTCCAAAAAAATCCACAACAACTGCTACAACTGCaaacaaaaagaaggaaTCTTCCTCTTCTCCCTCAGGTTCCAAATCGTACAAAGAAATCATCATTGAAGGTCTAAATGCCTTAAAATCACGTAAGGGAGTTAGTCGTCCatcattaaagaaatatgttaaagaaaattatcCAAATATGGCTAGTTCAACTGCTTTTGATCATCATTTCAATTCTGCCATTAAGAGAGGTGTAGAAAGTGGTGTTTTTGCCCAGCCAAAGGGACCATCTGGTACTTTGAAGTTGGTTGCTCCAACAccaacttcttcttctactgCCAAAAAATCTACTACTCCATCTGCTACATCTTCATCTGCTGAAGAAAGTGATAAGGAAAAGAAGCCAGTTAAGAAAGCCAAGAAAACtacaactacaactacaactacAACGACTGGTGCCACTACCAAGACGACCACCGCTACCAAGAATACAAAGGGTGCTGCTACCACTACTAAGAAAGTCAGCAAACCATCCACTGCCAAGAAAggtaaatcatcattaagtTCGTCTGGTAGCCCATCATACAGAGAAATGATCATCAAGAGTATTCTTGCGTTAAACGAGGGGAAAGGTTCCAGTCGTCCagctttgaaaaattacattaaagatgaatattCCAATACCAAGGATAAAAgtaattttgataatttattcaatgcTGCTATTAGGAAAGGTGTTGAAAACGGTGAATTATCTCAACCAAAGGGACCATCTGGTGTCATTAAAGTTTCCAAGAAGGGTAAGTCTCTAATTTCTGAcctaaaaaaaaaaaaaaataaaaaggtGATTTTAATTATCTTCTTATTTCTTATTCTCTCTCTTTTCTTCCGTCAAGCTATTCTTATGTTTTATTAcctctttttatttttttccctGACTTTACTGTGGCCCCTGATTGTattatgtattatatattattgtaGTCTGAATCCCCAAATGGATATGCTCGTGTTTATTCATATCTGtatattttgttatttAACATTCTAA
- the TBF1 gene encoding Tbf1p (similar to Saccharomyces cerevisiae TBF1 (YPL128C); ancestral locus Anc_8.630), with the protein MDTSVSATTTTTLVAPAAGSGTGTAVNEPTRNNTNNSEASPIPSGTANANANADADDNATDPANTTSTSAPTTAATRTNIHPSLEGTRSRHRTTTTNSAIIHAELNSENLNRFNNIIRALPLRTRLTISSLCLLDNISTQLLRLLIFNAGSPQILALLTDKSTYLNSGETDIFQTLLKLFKQVRNIYNSRDPLLTVHDVAPGLWFPNSPPPSLLRGHEPYIITAIRKTNLLTFLLTAVGCFNYGFELLQSSFLDIFCPNTLYTHGSGENNGKFLKSQSILYLDLKTQAFISALKEFENNSNDIPKDKQTELLDTIFPSDLDTQLIHRRTGNMITDSQPLNELLTPSEKDFVERCDRRKENLMNFTTFNDLVINYDWNHFIRELLEYCNKNMGLIIWGKKGRGKSPLYCFDNTEFDNQILYASGATTEGMTSHNTTAAAAAAAVGVGSQSYPLVDSFNLPEMEEDNATAGGAGNTTGTQGYLHHEDSMGPYSQPFDGTNVQMDNDTNVNNNTVDAAVANSNIPAASIKKLKPKRVWSKDEEDALIEGIKEVGPSWSKILDLYGPGGKVSESLKNRTQVQLKDKARNWKLHYLKNNKPLPDYLQKVTGNIEKAYKSKKKQKQQLQESNVPSGVSSQSNTPVPDNNNNNNNNNNNNNNNNNNTNNVDDAGGLFGNNDDTSGFDPNLEANM; encoded by the coding sequence ATGGACACTTCTGTTTCTGCTACGACGACAACTACACTCGTCGCTCCTGCCGCTGGCTCTGGTACCGGTACTGCTGTTAACGAACCTACTAgaaataataccaataatagTGAAGCTTCCCCAATCCCTTCTGGCACTGCCAATGCCAATGCCAATGCTGATGCCGATGACAATGCCACTGACCCTGCTAATACCACCAGCACGTCTGCTCCTACCACAGCTGCTACAAGAACTAACATACATCCCTCTTTGGAGGGAACTAGATCTCGTCACCgtacaacaacaaccaacAGTGCCATAATTCATGCAGAATTGAACTCGGAAAATTTAAATagattcaataatatcattagAGCTCTACCCTTAAGAACAAGATTGAccatttcatcattatgtCTATTAGATAACATATCCACtcaattattaagattattaATCTTTAATGCTGGTTCGCCACAAATATTGGCTCTATTAACTGATAAATCCACTTACTTAAACTCAGGTGAAACTGACATCTTCCAAactttattaaaattgtttaaaCAAGTTAGAAACATTTATAATTCAAGAGATCCACTATTAACTGTCCATGATGTAGCACCAGGTTTATGGTTCCCCAATTCTCCTCCACCTTCCCTCTTGAGAGGTCACGAACCATACATCATCACTGCAATCCGTAAGACAAACTTACTAACATTCCTACTAACAGCAGTAGGTTGTTTCAATTACGGGTTCGAATTATTACAATCATCATTCCTAGACATCTTCTGTCCAAATACACTATATACACATGGATCTGGTGAAAATAATGGGAAATTCTTAAAATCTCAATCAATCTTATATCTAGATTTGAAAACTCAAGCTTTCATCTCCGCATTAAaggaatttgaaaacaattCAAACGATATACCAAAGGATAAACAAactgaattattagatacCATATTTCCATCAGATTTAGATACTCAATTAATACATAGAAGAACTGGTAACATGATCACTGACTCACAACCATTAAATGAACTACTAACACCTTCTGAAAAGGATTTCGTAGAAAGATGTGATCGTCGTAAggaaaatttgatgaatttcaCCACATTCAATGATTTAGTGATAAATTATGATTGGAACCATTTCATTAgagaattattagaatattgtaataaaaatatgggACTAATCATTTGGGGGAAGAAAGGTCGTGGTAAATCACCATTGTATTGTTTCGATAATACTGAATTCGATAATCAAATACTATATGCCTCAGGTGCAACCACGGAAGGTATGACCTCACATAATACCACTGCcgctgctgctgctgctgctgtcGGTGTCGGTTCACAGAGTTATCCACTTGTGGATTCGTTCAATTTACCGGAAATGGAAGAGGACAATGCGACTGCTGGTGGTGCTGGGAACACAACGGGAACACAAGGTTACTTACATCATGAAGATTCTATGGGTCCTTATTCTCAACCTTTCGATGGTACGAATGTTCAAATGGATAATGATACGAAcgttaataataatactgtTGATGCTGCAGTGgcaaattcaaatatccCCGCTGCTTCcatcaagaaattgaaaccAAAGAGAGTTTGGTccaaagatgaagaagatgctTTGATTGAAGGTATAAAAGAAGTAGGTCCATCATGGTCAAAGATTTTGGATCTTTATGGGCCAGGTGGGAAAGTTTCAGAAAGTTTGAAAAATAGGACTCAGgttcaattgaaagataagGCAAGAAACTGGAAATtacattatttgaaaaataataaaccatTGCCGGATTATTTACAAAAAGTTACAGGGAATATAGAAAAAGCTTATAAAtctaaaaagaaacaaaaacaacaattacaagaatCTAACGTTCCATCAGGTGTTTCTTCACAATCTAATACACCGGTGCCtgacaataataataataataataataataataataataataataataataataataatacaaacaATGTTGACGATGCTGGTGGATTGTTTggtaataatgatgatacgTCAGGTTTCGATCCAAATTTGGAAGCCAATATGTAA
- the TAF14 gene encoding TATA-binding protein-associated factor TAF14 (similar to Saccharomyces cerevisiae TAF14 (YPL129W); ancestral locus Anc_8.633), protein MVPSVRRTIRIKTKQDILPDVPPVEGFPVRKWSIEIVLIDEETKQEIPATIFDKVIYHLHPTFENPNRTVTEVPFKIEEQGWGGFPLDISVFFLEKAGDLKISHDLNFLKNTYEVDHIIQVPINKPLLVTELAKSGPVEDTSNSTVISENGVIGTPANVIVNNSNKRKGSSITSGMENGNEPLKKKSKTSTISTIRGGVDMEKLAVAMTKLNEDDLVGVVQMVIDNKTPEMIVTNNVDEGEFVIDLYSLPEGLLKSLWEYVKKNTE, encoded by the exons ATGGTTCCT tcTGTGAGAAGAACGATAAGGATTAAAACGAAACAAGACATCTTACCCGATGTGCCTCCAGTTGAAGGGTTCCCTGTTAGAAAATGGAGTATTGAGATTGTcttaattgatgaagaaacgAAGCAAGAAATCCCTGCCACGATTTTTGATAAAGTGATATATCATTTGCATCCAACGTTTGAGAATCCCAATCGGACAGTCACTGAAGTGCCCTTTAAGATTGAAGAACAAGGATGGGGTGGGTTTCCATTGGATATTagtgttttctttttggaaaaagctggtgatttgaaaattagtcatgatttgaattttttgaaaaatactTATGAAGTGGATCATATTATCCAAGTACCGATTAATAAACCTTTACTTGTTACTGAACTGGCGAAGAGTGGACCTGTGGAGGATACAAGTAATAGCACTGTTATTAGTGAAAATGGTGTCATTGGTACACCTGCCAATGttattgttaataatagtaataagaGGAAAGGATCATCAATAACTAGTGGTATGGAAAATGGGAATGAAcctttgaagaagaagagtaAGACTAGTACTATTTCTACGATTAGAGGTGGTGTTGATATGGAGAAATTAGCTGTTGCAATGActaaattaaatgaagatgatcTTGTTGGTGTTGTACAAATGgttattgataataagaCACCTGAAATGATTGTAACGAATAATGTTGATGAAGGAGAATTTGTCATTGATTTATATAGTTTACCGGAGGgattattgaaaagtttatGGGAGTATGTTAAGAAAAACACTGAATAA
- the SPO19 gene encoding Spo19p (similar to Saccharomyces cerevisiae SPO19 (YPL130W) and YOR214C; ancestral locus Anc_8.634) produces MWNQLSFSIINSILISSVLTERVNLYLTTDDLGGDSVTGLDHKPLTLHIDKESLTPELSTILSHSPNIIFADMPGQPEFINIREVEDAIEDNTVIQEENVDDIDADEADDNDDENEDEHDVRNENENFDEDFDMETNESGLENENENESDLENEKEKENSDEEEEYGDLQLFNVDPSLTKIKDKKFNETEINISEIFGSTTTFEINTATTVVSSPRSSETDFKNGGSKQTNTNATSSDASSSNNTSSNNNPGIVQEGESSNLKVGMTTAMVITLTTLLFVQCY; encoded by the coding sequence aTGTGGAATCAATTATctttttctattattaattcaattttaatttcttcagtTCTAACAGAAAGGGTCAACTTATACCTAACTACTGATGATTTAGGAGGTGATTCTGTTACAGGTTTAGACCATAAACCTTTAACGTTACACATTGACAAGGAATCTTTAACACCAGAACTATCAACTATATTAAGCCACAGcccaaatattatttttgcTGACATGCCAGGTCAACctgaattcattaatataaGGGAAGTTGAAGATGctattgaagataatacagttattcaagaagaaaatgtcGATGACATTGATGCTGATGAGGCGGACGACAACGACGATGAAAACGAAGACGAACATGACGTTAGAAATGAAAACGAAAActttgatgaagattttgaCATGGAAACCAATGAATCTGGccttgaaaatgaaaatgaaaatgaatctgaccttgaaaatgaaaaggaaaaggaaaattctGATGAGGAGGAAGAATATGGAGATTTACAATTATTCAATGTTGATCCTTCCTTGACAAAGATAAAggataaaaaatttaatgaaactgaaataaatattagTGAAATTTTTGGAAGTACAACTACTTTCGAGATTAACACAGCCACCACTGTAGTGTCTAGTCCAAGATCAAGTGAGACAGATTTTAAGAACGGTGGatcaaaacaaacaaatacTAATGCAACTTCATCTGATGCAAGCTCCTCCAATAATACAtctagtaataataacccAGGTATAGTACAAGAAGGTGAAAGTTCGAACCTGAAAGTAGGAATGACAACTGCTATGGTCATAACATTGACTACGTTACTTTTTGTACAATGCTATTAA
- the STE13 gene encoding Ste13p (similar to Saccharomyces cerevisiae STE13 (YOR219C); ancestral locus Anc_8.638), whose translation MSTFIKTHKRKNSHKFLGPQATSGASMRSDFEMDDMGDIPPPLNLHQQTQEEEQRQRQRQEQQEQDGYSYFTETIPDIDLEQQSLREQPSSFLLDDDDERLSSSPTPDRNLSWESWYIHKKYSHNKNKLLCISTSALLLVFFIVIIPMLNTPSDSSRSNGKNGNLSRKRNKFTINDIFNGDFSVDHKTFHFIEPASRLQSHDMDPGLYYTVEDKDLGRHFVAKQLFNKDFEQDLGSTKFFYDDKEYTVMNVIFNYRLDRAILMTDIVPEFRHSSKGYYFLKDLNTNKITPITPPASNSLEKLSYAAFSPSYNYVYFVYENNLYLKSAYNDGKVTQITNDGSSNILNAKTGWIYEEEVLASDKGIWWAPDDSKFVFAKINETDVPSYQFPLYTTGNQFPLTKEIKYPKPGTPNPKIQLYMLDLINSVLYQINTGNKDYDFILYDAQWVSSDFFLFKETDRASKIMNVKSYNAKESKLEIVRKIDSTKYNGWIEKTFKILPIPPKKSLDRTEFGYVDIAVDQEGYNHLFYFPTVNSTEGKQLTKGQWEVTDRGIVGFEYESDTIFFTANQIGPMAQHLYAVSLSDERGDDHYTVQTLQDPNQKNDYYDFELSSSGRFAMAKYLGSSTPQYRVGPLSDVLDANSESGRVINLTDDSEFKEALEKYNLPVTSYKNIVLDDGVTINYIEIKPAFMDPKKKYPVLVNVYGGPGSQTFTTKSSFLLEQAVASGLDAIVLQIEPRGTGTKGWKFRSWAKKKLGFYEPRDVTEVVQKFIKMNEPHIDRKRVAIWGWSYGGFTTLKTIEYDKGETFTYAMAVAPVTNWTFYDSIYTERYMDAPLNNEEGYRDISVVKDVEPFKNLNRFLIIHGTADDNVHIQNSYEFLDKLNLAGIRNYDMHIFPDSDHSIRYHNAQVIIYQKLYYWLETAFNGKFDNVNM comes from the coding sequence ATGTCAACTTTTATTAAGACACACAAGAGGAAGAATAGTCATAAGTTTCTGGGACCACAAGCAACTTCAGGAGCATCAATGAGATCTGATTTTGAAATGGATGATATGGGCGATATACCACCACCTTTAAATCTACACCAGCAAActcaagaagaagaacaacgACAACGACAACgacaagaacaacaagaacaagatgGATACTCATATTTCACTGAAACGATACCAGATATAGATCTAGAACAACAATCACTTCGAGAACAACCTTCTTCATTCTTACttgacgatgatgatgaaagaCTTTCCTCTTCACCAACTCCTGACAGAAACCTTTCATGGGAAAGTTGGTATATacacaaaaaatattcacataataaaaataaattgcTATGTATCAGTACCAGTGCTTTGTTActagttttttttatcGTAATTATACCCATGTTAAACACACCAAGTGACTCTTCTCGATCAAATGGGAAAAATGGTAACTTGTCTCGAAAAAGGAATAAATTTACCATTAATGACATATTTAATGGCGACTTCTCAGTAGATCATAAGACTTTCCATTTCATTGAACCAGCTTCTAGATTACAATCCCACGATATGGATCCAGGTTTATACTATACAGTAGAAGATAAAGATCTAGGAAGACATTTTGTGGCTAAGCAACTATTCAATAAAGATTTCGAACAAGATTTAGGTAGTACGAAATTCTTttatgatgataaagaatatacCGTGATGAATgtcatattcaattatagATTAGATAGAGCTATCTTGATGACTGATATCGTTCCGGAATTTAGACATTCTTCTAAaggatattattttttgaaagatttaaataCTAATAAAATTACTCCAATAACACCTCCAGCTAGCAATTCCTTAGAAAAACTTTCATACGCTGCATTTTCACCAAGTTACAATTACGTTTATTTCGTTTATGAGAATAATTTATACCTTAAATCAGCTTATAATGATGGGAAAGTTACTCAAATTACAAATGACGGATCTTCAAACATTCTTAACGCGAAGACAGGTTGGATTTATGAAGAGGAAGTACTTGCATCGGACAAGGGAATATGGTGGGCACCTGATGATTCCAAATTTGTATTTGCCAAGATTAATGAAACTGATGTACCATCTTATCAATTCCCATTATATACCACTGGTAATCAGTTCCCTCTTACTaaggaaataaaatatccTAAACCAGGTACTCCAAATCCTAAAATCCAATTATATATGTTGGATTTAATAAACAGTGTTCTCTATCAAATCAATACAGGAAACAAAGACTATGATTTCATATTATACGATGCTCAATGGGTTAGTTCAgattttttcctttttaaaGAAACAGACCGTGCATCGAAAATAATGAACGTGAAAAGTTATAATGCtaaagaatcaaaattggaaattgtACGGAAGATCGATTCCACTAAATATAATGGCtggattgaaaaaactttcaaaattttacCAATTCCACCAAAGAAATCTCTTGATAGAACTGAGTTTGGATACGTCGATATTGCTGTCGATCAAGAAGGTTAtaatcatttattttacttTCCAACTGTAAATTCTACGGAGGGAAAACAGTTAACTAAAGGACAATGGGAAGTGACAGATCGAGGTATTGTAGGTTTTGAATATGAATCAgatacaatttttttcacaGCTAACCAAATTGGTCCAATGGCACAACATCTATATGCTGTGTCTCTCAGTGATGAACGTGGTGACGATCATTATACTGTTCAAACTTTACAGGACCcaaaccaaaaaaatgattattatgatttcGAATTAAGTTCTAGCGGGAGATTTGCCATGGCTAAATATTTAGGTTCTTCAACTCCACAGTATAGAGTCGGTCCATTATCTGATGTTTTAGATGCTAACAGTGAGTCTGGTAGGGTGATTAATTTAACTGATGATTCAGAATTCAAAGAAGCTTTAGAAAAATACAACTTACCCGTGACTAGttacaaaaatattgttCTTGACGATGGCGTGACGATCAATTATATTGAGATTAAACCAGCATTCATGGAcccaaagaagaaatacCCAGTGTTAGTTAATGTATATGGTGGACCAGGCTCTCAGACTTTTACCACTAAGTCATCCTTTTTATTAGAGCAAGCAGTGGCTTCTGGATTAGATGCAATTGTCTTACAAATTGAACCAAGGGGAACAGGTACTAAAGGTTGGAAATTCAGATCCTGGGCAAAAAAGAAGTTAGGATTTTATGAACCTCGTGACGTGACAGAAGTTgttcaaaaattcattaagaTGAATGAACCTCATATTGACAGGAAAAGAGTTGCTATTTGGGGGTGGTCATACGGTGGGTTTACTACATTGAAAACTattgaatatgataaaGGTGAAACATTTACGTATGCCATGGCTGTAGCGCCTGTAACTAACTGGACATTTTATGATTCTATATATACAGAGAGATATATGGATGCTCCAttgaataatgaagaaggaTATCGAGATATATCCGTAGTAAAAGATGTTGAACCATTTAAAAACTTGAATAGATTTTTAATTATACATGGAACAGCAGATGATAATGTTCATATACAAAACAGTTATGAATTTCTAGACAAATTAAATTTGGCGGGCATACGAAATTATGATATGCATATTTTCCCAGATTCAGACCATTCTATTAGATACCATAATGCGCaagtaataatttatcagaaattatattattggttAGAAACAGCATTCAATGGGAAATTTGATAATGTCAATAtgtaa